TGGATCTGGCGGTCTTTTCGGAGGACTTCCAGATTCATGTCCTCCTGTTTTGACCCCAACTTGGCCCGtagctcctccagctcctttgAGTTTTGGGCCTGTCGGTCCTTCATTTCCGCTCGGTATTGTCTCTCCATTGCCTCCAAAGCCTGTTGGTGTTCCCACTTCATCTGTTCGACCTCGGCCTTGAACCCTCGCTTGATTTCTTCGACGTCGTGTTGATGCTCTCGTGACTTGTCCTGGAGTTCGTATTTGTGCTTTTGCCGCTCGCTCTCGAACTGTAGGATTAATGACTGCTTTTCTTGCTGCATGGAGAGGTTGTCATGTTGCAAAGAGCTGATTTGTCCCTGTAGTTGTGCAGTTTGGTCCATCAACCGTTGTTGCTCACGTTCAAGATCACTCGCTAGAACAGCACGTTAGTCCCCAACTCTGGATATCACTCCGCCAAACTTACCCCTATTCTTCGCAAACTGAATAGCCTCCTCGAGGGCTTTTCTGTCGGTAATGGTGGTATCAAAGGCCTCTTTCATCTCTTTGAACTGCGTCTCGAACTCGTGAAGCCGACCGTCTACGTCCCAGCCTGTGAAAGTTTTTAAATGTGAGTCCTTGGTCAAGAATGGTAACTTTTTAGGAGACGGAGATTTGGTAGGAGAACAAGGGGTCTGGGCAATGCTCCTGACCGTGGTGCCCAGCTTCTCCAGTGCCACACGGCCATTCCGGATCTCTGGCGGGGTGACTGGTACACTAGGAAAATTGGCCTGAGAGTTGGTGGTCCTAAACGGGTCCGGACTGGTAGCTCCCCCCCGGCGGTTCTGGAGAGTCGAACTTCGCTGCTCTTGTCCGTCGGGCGGCTGAAACATAAGAGAAAGGGAGTGCTCTTTTGCCTTGGATATCACTTGATTTCCGCTAGCTATGTCGCCGACGTCATCATTGAGCGAGAGGTTGCCCATCCGCTTGCTGAGCGTCAACTCCTCTTTGCTAGGCATTCGAGCACGGATTCCGACGGACTGTTCAGAGGCTGTAGATCGTCCTCTTTGAGTCCGCACTTTGTTGGTACGGGGTTGTAAGGAAGCAGAAAAATTCCTACTTTTCTTTTGGTCGGCTggtcctccatcttcttccgCTGATCGCCCGCTCATCACTGTCGCCGGTCGAGATCTCGTGGTTCCTCTGGTGTTCGATGGGTTGAAGCCCATGGAGCTGGGTGCTCGGCCTGATATTGGTGGGCGGCTTCCGGCACCCATGGTTCGCGAAaagctgttggtgctggcatGGCGGGAGGTTCCTGGAAGAGTGGTTGGTGGCCGTGAGGATGTTGCGGTAGCGGTTTGGTGAGTCTACGACAAGTCAGGGTTAGCATCAAAGCCTGTGGCAAGGCAAGCAAGAAAAATACATGATCAAGTTCAGTGCCAGCCGAGTCGGTCCATGGGTCGCAGTCGTCGGAGGAGCGGCGCAGGTAGGTATCTGAACAGCAGCCCCTCAGACGCTTCCATGCTGGCGGGTTGGGGCTCTTCTTGTTACTGGTCTCTTTTGGGGCCGACATTGAGCCCAACGATGAGTAGGAATATGGCGTGTGGGACAGTGGGGATAGATTGGGCAATGGGAAGTGGGCTGCAGGGTAGGAGTCGGAGATAACAGTCAACGTACAGATGCAAGAGATGCGATAGATGTGGGTTTGAGGCCGATGCCCGTCATTCTCGAGACTGAAGGCGTAGCTGCTGGCAGTTGCGATTTGGAGATAGGCTCACCAGCTCTTTCCGCCAGTGTTTTGCGCTTGGCGTCGCGGTCTGGGACTACAGAAGATCCTTTTCGGTCAGTCAGGGCAAGTGGGTGGCATGGATTGGGCGGTGACGACAACGTACCGGCGCCATTGTATGTGCGTTTCGACGGGAGGAGGCCCGACGGGTGAGGTCGCGCGTTCTGGTCCGAATTGGTGATCTCCTGGAGGTATGCGCTCGGGGCCATCGTGGTCGTGGTGCTCGTGTGGACTTGAGGGGCGCGAAGGCCGGAGCGGAAGGTCTAGATGTCGCAAAATATCAGTGTCAGGGTCGGGGGTCCGAGGGCAGCATCAAAGATGGAGAGAAAGACTTCAAAACATACACCACCGTTCTCTGTAGACTCCATGTTGGCGTTGGCTCCGTTGCGCATGCGAGGAATAAGAAAATGGACGAGCAGATAGGATAGCGATAGGAGCAGTGCTCCAGTTTGAGTTGGGGGGTGCGACACAGTCGTGAACAGAGGCGGGTCTTCTCTGGGACTTGGGACTGGACTGGtgcctcttctcctcaacgGGTGTAGCGTAGAAAGACGGATGGTAGAAGCTGTGTTTACTTCACCGGGGCAACGAAACTGCTTACGGGAGCCAATGGGAGGGGTCCGCTGGGACGACGCCGTGTGGGGTTTTGTGGGGTACATGGTGAACAAAGGAAACGTGGATTGAGCAGGGCCAGCAATCCAGAGACTGGCGAGAGAGTGGCATGCTTGGACGGATAGGATGAAGAGGCAGAAGATGTCAAGCAGATTCTCTCCCCATTAATTTCTCATCCGATGCGGAGTCCCAGCCAGCTTCTCTTGGAAGAGCTGCATCTACTAGTTTCCACGGGGCAAGGGGGGCGGTGTGTCAATGTGTGTCCCGGAATACCCCGCTCAAAGGGTTAGGGTGCAGCTTTCTTTCCTGTCCTCCTGTCCATTCGTCTGCCTTGATCTGCTCATCCCGCCGGAATCATTCCAGCCACACCGTCCCCAGTGAGCCAGTGTCTCCAGTTGCCCTTGTCCCAGAGTTCTGTAGCGAGTCTGGTCCCTACAGCGCACGTGCCACTCGTTCACATGCTCCACTGGACAGGCATGATGTCTTCAAAATATCTGGCCAGTGAAAGCCTCTGGAATCTATTAATCGTACGTCAGGCCTACATTTGCCTGTATCACACGGATCAACACTTTACGCAACTACTACTGCGGTACATACACTCACGACACCCCCGTCCTCGCATACATACGGCACTAAAATAATCCCAAGGACCGCAACCGCCCTTGCCGCGCATCGCAACCCCATCGCATCATGGAGAAGTTCTCCCAGTTTCGCGACAGAGGTATGTCTCTCCCCCGCCttaccatcccatcccctcTAACCATGTCACACCCTCGTTAACCTTCTCCATCACAGGGTCCGGCATATCCCCCTTCAtacccacctcctcccccacctccataTTCAGCAACCtaacctccaccatcctcttcctcatccgcctccccatcttcctcgcttacaccctcctctacttcctcttcctccaccacttccccctccccgccgtgGCCCacaagctcctcctctggacctacctctccatccccggAATCTGGTGGGTAGACCTCCAACTCGACGGCGTAAAACGcggctccctctcccagcaacccccctcccgcgTCCCCCACCCCGGctccctcatcgccgccaatttcacctcccccgtcgACGCCCTCTACCTCGCCGCCGTCTTCGACCCCATCTTTGTCGTCTCCTACCCCCATTCCCGAAAAGTCCAACGCATCTCGCTCATCGCAGCAATAATCAATGCCTTGTCCCCCGCCCCCTTGTCCCCTCCTCCGGGAAGTAGTCTCACCGACCTGAGGACGATCATCGAGAAGAATCCCAACAGGGTTGTTGCCATCTTTCCGGAATCGGGCACGACGAATGGAAAGGGGATTCTGCCGTTGAGCCCGGCCTTGTTGACTGTGCCGGCTGAGGCAAAGATCTTCCCTGTCAGTATGAGGTATACGCCACCTGATATTACGACGCCTGTGCCTGGAACTTGGATCCAGTTTTTGTGGAAGCTGCTGGGGCGGCCGACGCATTGTATTAGGGTCAGGATTgcggaggggatggtgaaTACCACCAAGGCCGTCAATGGGGTTTCAAGCCAGGAGGAGAGCACGCCCAGtggggaggacggggtgacggtggaggagcagaagctgcTGGACAATGTCGCGGAGGCCTTGGCTAGGTTAGggagggcgaagagggtgggCTTGacgttgaaggagaaggatgccTTTGTTAAGGCTTGGAATAAGAGGAGAAGGTAGAGCTGTGGTGAAACAAATGGTCAGGGGTTGGTTTGTGATATGATGTTTCTAATGCGCATTTACAGGCAAGCAGGAAGGAATCAAGATCGGATATAGAGGTTGGGAAATTTTGGAACATGCATGATCATTAGCACTATACCAGGACAAGAAGATCATGTCCGTGTCGATAATTGGAACCCAATGTAACAAAAAGTTCATCAAATTCTTGCTTGATTATACTTGTCAACCGCCAACCTGGTATATCTTTTTCCgcagccaaccacccaaaaacAGGCAAACAATAAGCGCCTTTTTCCCATGCCAAATAAAAACAAGATCAGTATATgtacaaaacaaaaagtccCACCCTTAAATTATACCTTTTTCTCCATCCCTTCAAAGTTCCCGAGCTTCTACGCCCGTTCAAGCATCAGTCACACAGCCGTGGCTGGCATCCTTGACCAGTTGGGCGTACTTTCTAAGAGTACCCCTCTTGGCCTTGGACTCGGGGGCTCTCCACTGGCTCTTTCTCCTCTCGAGCTCCTCAGCAGGGATCTCGAGGTTGAGCACACGCTGCTCGGCGTCAATGACAATCTTGTCACCGTCCTGGACAAGGGCAATGGGGCCACCCTCCATGGCCTCGGGCACGATATGACCGATCAAGAAGCCGTGAGAACCACCGGAGAAGCGCCCATCAGTGATGAGGGCAACATCCTTGCCAAGGCCAGCGCCCATGATGGCAGAGCTCGGCTTAAGCATCTCAGGCATACCAGGACCACCCTTGGGACCCTCGTAGCGGATGACAACGACGGTCTTCTcgcccttcttgatctcaCCGCGCTCGAGAGCCTCAATGAAGCCATCCTCGTAGTCGTAGACCTTGGCGGTACCCTCGAAACGGAGACCCTCCTTGCCAGTGATCTTGCCGACACAGCCGCCGGGGGCGAGGGAGCCGCGGAGAATCTGGATGTGACCGGTAGGCTTGATTGGGTCGCTCATGGGGCGGATGATCTTCTGCTCGGGGGGGAAGTCGGGGTAGGCCTCGACGTTCTCCTTCATGGTCTtgccggtgacggtgacgccAGAGCCATCAATGATACCTTCCCTGAGAAGGAacttgaggagggagggggtacCACCAATCTTGCAGAGATCCTCCATGACGTACTTGCCGGAGGGCTTGAGGTcagcgaggaaggggattCTGTCGGAAACGGCCTGGAAGTCGTCGATGGTGAGCTTGATGCCAACGGAgtcggcgatggcgatgagaTGGAGGACGGCGTTGGTGCTGCCACCAAGAACGGTAACGACGGTCATGGCATTCTCAAAGGCTTGGCGGGTCATGATGTCGCGGGGGCGGATGTCCTCTCTGAGGAGGGTCTTGACAGCCTCACCGACGCTCTCGCACTCGGCCTTCTTGCTGGGGTCCTCGGCGGGGTTGCTGGAAGAGCCGGGGAGAGTCATACCGAGAGTCTCGATGGCACTGGCCATGGTGTTGGCAGTGTACATGCCACcgcaagcaccaccaccggggCAAGCGTTGCGGATGATGTCGAAGCGCTGCTTCTCGTCGATCTCGCCGGAAAGGTACTGGCCGTAGGCCTGGAAAGCGCTGACAATGTCGATGGGCTCGCCACCAGCACTGCAGCCGGGCTTGATGGTACCACCATACACCATGATACTAGGGCGGTTGACTCTGCCCATAGCGATCAACACACCGGGCATGTTCTTGTCGCAACCGGGCAGGGAAACGTTGGCGTCGTACCACTGGCCATTCATGACGGTCTCGATACTGTCGGCAATAATTTCTCTGCTCTGCAAGCTGTAACGCATACCAGTGGTGCCCATGCTAATACCGTCGGAGACACCAATAGTGTTGAAGCGCATGGGCACGAGGCCAGCCTTCTTGATGCTGTCTCTGACGAGACCGGAGAGGTCGAGCAAGTGCATGTTGCAAGGGTTGCCATCGTACCAGACAGACGAAATACCGACCTGAGGCTTGTTCATGTCGGCCTCAGACAGACCAGTAGCGTAAAGCATGGCCTGAGAAGCACCCTGGGACTTGGgctgggtgatggtggccgAGACCCTGTTGAGCTTCTCATCGGCATAGCGGCGGGCAGTGGTAGAAAGAAGGCGGCTAGAGAAGGATAACAGTaagcttcttgatctcggcgATAGAAAATGCAGCTCTGAAGCTTGATAGAGGAGACATACGCCTGGTTTCTCATGGGCAGGGCCCGGCCAGTGGCCAGAGCTCTGGGAGCACCAGCTCTCAGAAGTGAGGGGAGCATGGCTGATATGACGATGACTGTGCCAGAgaagagaacaagaagaaagaacCAATTGACAGCCCGTGGAGTGTATAGGGACTTAATAGACAGCGAGGACAAGTCAATTGTCCCTTCTCGTTCTTCTGGTTGTGTCGGGTTGGGGAATAAAGATGGAGGTTTTGGGCGAAGTCGGAGCTAAAATTTCCAGATGGCTGCCCGAGTCGTGGTGCGCTGTGACAGTCACAGGGACGCTGCTACAGGGGTCCCCACAAGAGCTCCCCGCCCTTTTTTTTAGCTGCATGGGAATACGAATACAAGCTTTTTCATTGGTCCAGCAGCAGGAAAGATGCCAGCAGAGAAGACAGTGAGATGGGGTCATCTTTGTCCCAAGAATGAAGGTCACACTTCGAGACGGGAACCCATCATTGTTCTGGAGTATTTGTGTAGTTGGTGGCTTTTCTGGTTTCCGCTAGGCTAAAGTCTTCTGCTTACAAGAAAGCTCTATCAGTACATGTGGATAGCCCGTAGCTTATTTTGACCTCGGTCTCCAGACTGCTACCGTATGAATTGGGGAGGTCAAGGTAATGGGCTTCCAATACATGCCATTGTCTAGCAGTTCAACACCCGGATTCCAGAATCCCCACATCAAGCCAAGAGTGCCGGGACAGCCGGGGTGGTATCCGCCATCGGACGGGATGCCGGTGTAGGCCCCGTTGCAAGGTGCTGGCGGCCGTGTATTCCATGATGGATGGTCATAACACCCCTTTTGCAGCAGTCATAACACTCTCTCCTGCAGGCATCCCCGCCTGCGGCATGCGTCCATACGCCCTTCGTACAACTAGAACGCCTTAATGCTTCCCTTCCTTCGCATCTGCGGACAGCATCGTTCCGTCGTTTTTGACTCTCCGGTGTAGGATCTCGTCAATGATACCAAAGTCCTTGGCTTCCTCTGCCGTCAAGTACTTGTCTCTCTCCATCATGTCATTGATTGCCTGCATGTCGTACTTTTCGAAGCCAAAGGACTTGTTGATGTGGCTCTGTACAATCTTGTTGATCTGGTCTCGCAGCCTTTGTATTTGGTTCGCATAGATGAGGATGTCTGACGCCTGTCCTCTTGTCCCTCCCAGCGGTTGGTGGACCATAATGGAGCTGTGTGGGAGCGCATATCTTTTCCCTGGCTCGCCTCCAATCAGAAGAATAGCCGCCATAGATGCGGCGCCACCAACGCACACAGTCGATACCGGGGACTTGATGTAGGTCATGGTGTCGTAAATAGCCAACCCAGAGCTCACTTCGCCGCCAGGTGAGTTGATGTACATCGTAATTGGCTTGTCGGGGTTGTCCGATTCGAGCCAGAGAAGCTGCGCAACTATCGAGGCTGAGACTGTGTCATCAATGGCTCCGTTGAGGCAGACAATCCGTTCCTGCAGCAGTTTGGAGAAGATATCGGCTTCGAGAAGGATCAGCATCGCCGAGTCCTAGAATGCTCATGAAACCCAAGGCTTACATGTTCGCCAGCCGCCAGCCTGAATAGTTAGTAAGTTTTCCAAAGGACAAATGGATATCAGACAGAAGCGCTCGCCAACGTACTGTTACTTCTGTGATGTATGGCATAGGGATGCCGCCACTCGTGGGAGGGATGCCGCCTGGGAATGTGCTGAACTTGGAGGTGCGGCGACAATGCGAGGCGCCTAAGCGCCTGAGCAGGTGAAAAGCTGTTCTTTGAGTATTCATGATAGCGTATCGATATGTGGTAAGCTGGATTGGGAGGTCGCGAGAAAGTAAACAATCCAAATCTAATTGACGGTtgcgatgatggtggagagagagggacaGCTCCAAGAAGCTCCCCCAGCTCCGCTGACGTTGACGGCTTGGCAACCGACCTGCCAAAGACAGTCGCACGGCACAGGGTGCGCACGGACACATCCCGAGTGGGCAGGAGAATTTGGATATCACTGCTCTCACTTACACACTTGCAAGAAACCCTCATCGGACCTCCAAAGAACAATCACAAGATGTTGCAAAGATTCGGCAGAGGTCTCTCCAGGCCAGTAGCACTGGAATCCTATACCTCATCATGTGGATCTTTACGAACCTACCGACAATTCCACAACACTACTCGGAGAAAGGCAGAAGATTCAAGAGACAACGATGAGAAGTCAGCATATGAGCGCTCAGTTGAATCCTTGAACATCGATCCAGAAAATAAAACAGTCACAACCGTCGTCGGAAACTTACCCCTCTCCCCAATTATGGATCCCGAGTTTCACAAAGCCCGAAATAATttcaccaaaccaaaaccaaagcACGCTGTCCGCCCAAAAGACAAGTTCCGCAGGCAACTGGAAAGAAATCCCTATGGTGTGTTGATTCCCAGGCCTCACTTTGCTTCTCGCAGGGCTCTAACAAATTTACACAGCCCGAATGCTCGCTGAGCGCGTCAGAACCTGTGATATCACTGGaaccccccttccaaaaCCCCTCTTGCAGCGCTTCAAGCTCGGCCAGGATCCAACCACAGAAACAACATGGTGGATGCCACAAGATCTTGAGAGTAAAGTTccaaaagaaggaggggaggtcccGGCCGCTACCGAACTTCCGGGCCCTTCTGCGTATATTCTCAACAGCCGTTTGTTTCTACAAGAACTCGTCACGCCCAAAGGCATGTATTCCTCAAGTTTCAGCAGACTACTACGTGCAACTGAGAGCGGGACGGGGCGATACACATCCGCCTTGAATAATGCTCAATGGCGTAAAGACATGGATACCTATCTGCTGGAAACAATGCGCAAACGTGTTTTTGAAGGTCTCATACATGCCGCTCATCTGGCTGAGAAGGGTGGATCAGATGGCAGACCACGCAAATATGTTACCAAGCTCAGCAGCTGGAACGAAGTGAGCGAGTTGAAGCAGCGGCAATGTGTCTTGTTTTTCGGGCCTCCAGAAGCCCTTTCCCCTGACCCTGCGATGGCCTCCGTTCCGTCAGCAATTTCGACCATGGCTATCGAAGGCTCAAAGTTCGGCGAGAAGATCGCAGTGCATGACATGCGAGTGGTGCTGGGCAGAGAACACTTGGCCAAGTTAAGACAAGAATCTACATTACTTCAGGACGGATCATTGTATATGTTGAGGGGACAGGCGAGCATGAGACTGAACATGCTGATATGGAAGCTGCAAGAGTACATTGCTGGCTCGGAAGATTCAGTGGGCGAGGTGGACGATGGGGAGACCGTACCACAACGATCCGAAGATTCCGCGGCCGAACTTGTTCAACCCCAAGAAGAGGACTGGGAGTCATTACTGGATGACGATCTGGACAGGGCTGAAGATCTCAGAGACTGAGCCGAGGCATGGTAACAGGCGGAGTCTCATCTTTATCACAATAAAGGAGAGCAATTGGCCACCTCACCGCTAGAGTCAGAAATCTTGCTATAATCTCACAGGGATGAAACGGTGGGATTGAAGGGGCTGGTGATTACGCAGAAACGTGTGGGTTGTGACGAATGCCAAACTCGGGCTCAAGACAAAATCCCGCCATGGAGGACCATTTTCAGAGCAGACCGAAGCAATGACGGCACGGACGGCACTCCACGGGCAATCGTGATCTTCCGCCTCGGTGAAATGGCAGGGTTGGCAAGCTGGTTAATCCAATCAGAAGGCAATGAATCTTACAGCCTCGCGCATTGTTGCACGGGCAAGGTCTTGATCGCATTACCTGGGCAAAATAACTGCTGCAGGCCACTCCTGATATGGATGGGACTTTGCAAATCGTCAACGCTGTTGCCATGGGGTGTGGGGGTCAAAGGTGACAGTCGACTTTAGACCGCGAAGAGTCCTCCTGGTGGCGCATAGTGCACTTCTTGGTGCGTTTTTCTTGTTCAACAAACTATCACTATGGACTCTCGACTCGGTAACATGCTCAAAATGCCTCCAATATGGAATTGGGAACGACTTACAGACACAATATGGATTGCTTGGTCATGGTTTTGGAGTGGTGCTGCCGCGCTATGTTCGGACGTTCTCTATTCCAAAGGGCCTCGGAAACACACCCCCTGGCTATGCCGGCTCGATATTTGGGTGAAGATCACGATGAGTGTCATTGGACTAGCTCTGACCTGTACGGGTATCTGGGCAGCCGTCTCCTCGGTGATAGAGGCCAAAACAGCAAACGAGTTGGCGCAGTGGACTTCGACCAAAGACTTTGTCGAGTTTTGCGAGTCTGTAAGTGAGGCCTTTTGTTTTGTAACAGCAGACCCGGATGGAAAACTGACTGATAATCCGAAAGCATAACTTCAATGCTTCGAACTGTATGAGTGCTCGAAACAAaacacttcctcctccacccggcTTCTCGCTGCTTAGATGGCGGTCTTTGTCAGTTAGTCTATGGGGCTCCAACTCGACGCCAGAAGAAAGTCAACACTACAGCCTTGACATTACCTCGATTCTTTGTTTCGTCATCGGTGCGATTTTTCTGGTCATCGTCATCGGAACCGCTCTCAGAAGAATCAGCTTTGGGCCAAGCCACCACTCTTCTAATCTACCTCTTGCTCGCTCATCCAATGAGCTCACTGAAAACAACGATCGGATTGTGCAAGAAGTCGGACCCCGTCACCGGAAATCAACTGGCAGACGTAGACGTGAAGCACGACAAGACCGAATCTCCCGATACCGAACAATCGAAAGCAATCACACGGTAGATGACGACACAAGCAGTGATGAACTATACACGCATGGAGAGGACACGAGGCGGTCGAGGTTACGGTTGCGAAggagggcgaagagggtggtAACTGATGAGAATGTTTAGTTGATTCAGAATAGCAGACAAATGGAAATGTTCAAACTCCAGATGGGTTATTTCCACAAAGCAGTTTGAATGGTGGATATGTAGTTGTTACGGGTTGCCATGGAAATGGTTGCGTTGAAGAAAATAATCAGAGGAAAAGCTCAACACCAGAACTGCATCATCATGGTCGTGGTGGCAGCTTCAAAGACGGAGCAAGCACAATGTTCAAGGCAGCGGGTGTGCAGCAATGCTGGCAGTCACCAGCCCAGTGGTAGAAGCGTCAAGTCAGAGGATGCAAGAATAATGCTCCGGGGAAGAGGACCACGGTACACATATCATTTCCCGCATCCAACCTTGCAAGCAACGTCAGCCACCAGGCCAGAATAGGGGGGTGGTCAGATTGGATAAAGCGATGGAGCGGGTCGAAGTCGTGTTTGCGGTTGCCTAGAAAACCCAGGGTTCAATTCTACCTGTAAGCTTTGTTATTAGGTGGTTTTCGATCGTTAGTATCGTGGGGAGTTTGACGTCTAGCACTCAGGGGGGTGCGATGCCTCTTACAACCTGCATATTCGATGTGCCGGCGAGCTTTTTTGTCATGTTCGAAGCTGTTGATcttttttattattatttAATtgcggtgttgggggagatgtcccatcaacaagctcccGGAAGAGTGAGGCTGTCAACAAAAAAGCAGAGTGGTTGTGATCTGGGAGCGAGTCGAACCAGTAGCTCAGGgacagggttagggttcttTGCGCTGACTTACACGACCGATTGATTGGCGCCAGATCTTTTAATTGGGTGGATCCCCTTAACGCGTCGAGACGCGTCTCCCGCCATAATTGTCCACCACTCAACTCAGCACCATTGCGCCAGCCGACCTGTCCAGTCAACAACTCCACGAAACACACCTGCAACATACGCTCGTGGTTTTTGAGCAATCAGTCTTGAAGTTGCGCTGTACAATCAACCACAATGAACCGTATCGACGCCAAGAGGCGCAATGTCGTCGACCATCGCAAGAAGCAGTTCGCCGAGGCAACTTACCAGCCGCAACAATACCCCCACCGCCTCAACTTCtacaccacccctccaacagcAGATATTACTCTCGAGCAGTTTGAACAATGGGCTATCGACAGACTAAGGATTCTTGCCGAGCTCGAGGCTTGCTCGTTCAGGAACAAGACACCGGCGGAAACAGCGGCGCACATGGAACCACTACTCAAGAAATACCTCCCTCTTGATAACAATAGCTCGAACCACTCCCAGCTGTTCGCCCAGAGGCAAAAAGATCACTACAGCCATTTTATTCTTCGTCTTGCGTTCTCTTCAACGGAGGACTTGCGCCGTCGGTTTACTCGTGTCGAATCGATGCTTTTCAGATTGCGCTTCCAGGGCGATGACATGAAGGAGCGCAACGCTTTTGTGCGCACGCTGAATCTTGATTGGGAACCAGtctcggaggaggagaaaacGGAACTTGCCGCCGAGCTGGCAGCTACAGTTGGGTTCTCCGGCAAGAGAGGGCAACCGACGGTgcaggatgaggagtggTCAAAGGTAGACTGGGAAAGAGTCCCTGATTTGATCGAGCACAGAAAGGTGTTTGTCAAAAGGGGGAAAGCCTATGTCCCATCGAGGGAGCAGCAGAGTATGGTCATGACGGAGTTTAACGCCCGTCTGGAGACGTCGTTGGAGGTAAAcaccccttttcccaaccccccctcatATACCTAAATTAACTCTCCCCAGCTCACAGCCCGcgccctcccccgcctcgaCGAAGATGATCGCCTCACCCCTATCCTGAACCACCTCTCCAAAAACTTCATCGCCCCGGACTCAGTCTacaccaactcctcctcggccatcgAAGGCGCCGAGATCTCCGCCCGCAACATCGacaacctctcccaacaTTTCCCCATGTGCATggcccacctccaccgcacCCTCCGCCGCGACTCCAAGCTCCGTCACTTTGGCCGCCTCCAAtacaccctcttcctcaaggGCATCGGTCTAAACCTCGAGGAGTGTCTTGTCTTCTGGCGGTCCTCCTTCAACAAGATGACCGACGACGAGTTCAACAAGGGATACCGGTACAACGTCCGTCATGTCTACGGTGATGTAGGCGGTGACTCCAACAGGAGAAGCGGGGGCTACAGTCCGTACAGTTGTCAGAAGATCCTAACGGAGCATGCTCCCGGTAACGGGGAGGCGCATGGGTGTCCGTACAGGCATTTTGACGAGCAGAATTTGATGAcgctgctggagggggtggggattAGTGATAAGGGGGTGCTgcagggggtgagggaggataagcagaagcagaagttTCATATGGCTTGTAATAGGTATGTTCTGGATCTGTTTATGTTGTGTGTTGGTTTGCATCGTTGGACCTTGGGGGGGGAAGGTCTAGAAGGTCCAGATGTCTTGGCtagatggggatggggactGGTT
The sequence above is a segment of the Podospora pseudocomata strain CBS 415.72m chromosome 2 map unlocalized CBS415.72m_2, whole genome shotgun sequence genome. Coding sequences within it:
- a CDS encoding uncharacterized protein (EggNog:ENOG503P040; MEROPS:MER0006046; COG:O), giving the protein MNTQRTAFHLLRRLGASHCRRTSKFSTFPGGIPPTSGGIPMPYITEVTAGGWRTSDIFSKLLQERIVCLNGAIDDTVSASIVAQLLWLESDNPDKPITMYINSPGGEVSSGLAIYDTMTYIKSPVSTVCVGGAASMAAILLIGGEPGKRYALPHSSIMVHQPLGGTRGQASDILIYANQIQRLRDQINKIVQSHINKSFGFEKYDMQAINDMMERDKYLTAEEAKDFGIIDEILHRRVKNDGTMLSADAKEGKH
- a CDS encoding uncharacterized protein (EggNog:ENOG503P51C), with product MLQRFGRGLSRPVALESYTSSCGSLRTYRQFHNTTRRKAEDSRDNDEKSAYERSVESLNIDPENKTVTTVVGNLPLSPIMDPEFHKARNNFTKPKPKHAVRPKDKFRRQLERNPYARMLAERVRTCDITGTPLPKPLLQRFKLGQDPTTETTWWMPQDLESKVPKEGGEVPAATELPGPSAYILNSRLFLQELVTPKGMYSSSFSRLLRATESGTGRYTSALNNAQWRKDMDTYLLETMRKRVFEGLIHAAHLAEKGGSDGRPRKYVTKLSSWNEVSELKQRQCVLFFGPPEALSPDPAMASVPSAISTMAIEGSKFGEKIAVHDMRVVLGREHLAKLRQESTLLQDGSLYMLRGQASMRLNMLIWKLQEYIAGSEDSVGEVDDGETVPQRSEDSAAELVQPQEEDWESLLDDDLDRAEDLRD
- the REG1_1 gene encoding protein phosphatase regulator (COG:S; EggNog:ENOG503NXI0), with the translated sequence MDSRLGNMLKMPPIWNWERLTDTIWIAWSWFWSGAAALCSDVLYSKGPRKHTPWLCRLDIWVKITMSVIGLALTCTGIWAAVSSVIEAKTANELAQWTSTKDFVEFCESHNFNASNCMSARNKTLPPPPGFSLLRWRSLSVSLWGSNSTPEESQHYSLDITSILCFVIGAIFLVIVIGTALRRISFGPSHHSSNLPLARSSNELTENNDRIVQEVGPRHRKSTGRRRREARQDRISRYRTIESNHTVDDDTSSDELYTHGEDTRRSRLRLRRRAKRVVTDENV
- the PRI2 gene encoding DNA primase subunit pri2 (EggNog:ENOG503NWKN; COG:L; BUSCO:EOG092626HU) — encoded protein: MNRIDAKRRNVVDHRKKQFAEATYQPQQYPHRLNFYTTPPTADITLEQFEQWAIDRLRILAELEACSFRNKTPAETAAHMEPLLKKYLPLDNNSSNHSQLFAQRQKDHYSHFILRLAFSSTEDLRRRFTRVESMLFRLRFQGDDMKERNAFVRTLNLDWEPVSEEEKTELAAELAATVGFSGKRGQPTVQDEEWSKVDWERVPDLIEHRKVFVKRGKAYVPSREQQSMVMTEFNARLETSLELTARALPRLDEDDRLTPILNHLSKNFIAPDSVYTNSSSAIEGAEISARNIDNLSQHFPMCMAHLHRTLRRDSKLRHFGRLQYTLFLKGIGLNLEECLVFWRSSFNKMTDDEFNKGYRYNVRHVYGDVGGDSNRRSGGYSPYSCQKILTEHAPGNGEAHGCPYRHFDEQNLMTLLEGVGISDKGVLQGVREDKQKQKFHMACNRVFEYVHKNELRRAKDEGIMTAAQLETIVHPNEYFKRSYLLKNLGKMKKEGDGDVKMEG